AGCTTCATTCGACCTCCCCAGCCTGTCAAGGACAAAACCTTTCTGGAGCCAGGCATCAAAGTACAGAGGGTCCAGACCCAAGGCTTTGTCGTAGATCCTGAGCTTGTCCTCATAATTGTCGGTTTCACTGGCTGTTAGAAGGAGCTGTTTGGGGTCCTCTTTTTCTCTGGTTTTTCCTGCCGTTTCCAGATCCTTTTGCTTATTTACGGTGTTTTCTGCAGTGTTCTTTTGCTCGTTCATTTCGAAATCCTCTTTTAATGGAGATTATTCGGGCCCCTTCAGGAAACATTTTCCATGCCTTGTTTTCCGGTTTTATGCATGAAACCGGAGCAAGCCTGTATTGAGGACTTTTTATTTCAAATAAGATATACTTTTTCTGATTCGAATTTTACTGAATAAGCGGAATAAAGGGTTTGTGTAAAATATAGCCAGTAAAGAAAAAATTATCGGGATTTTTCGGCTTTCTGGCGGCTAATTCTCGAAAGGATTTCGACCTTGATCTCAAGAGCTGGATTAAATCCCGGCTTCAGTTCAAGGGCTCGGTTACAGTTCTGCAGGGCTTCTTCCTGTTTGTTCAGTTCGGAAAGGACAAGCCCCCTTCCAGCCCAGAGCCCGGGATCTTCCGGTGAAGCCTGAAGAGCCATATCATATGTTGATAGAGCTTTCTCATACCTGCCGAGCTTGAAAAGAAGGTTTCCGGCAGCTTTCAGGGCTTCAGGATAGTCGGGTCTGATTTTCAGAGCTGAGCTGTATGCCTCAAGAGCTTCTTCTTTCCTGTCAAGTGCAGAAAGAACCGAGCCTTTTCCTGCCCAGGCCTCTGCATATTTCGGGTCTCTCAGGAGCACTTTTTCATATGTTTCAAGTGCTTCCTCAAGCCTGCCTAGCCCTGCGAGCACTACTCCCTTATTGTCCCATACGATCTCAAAAGAAGGTTCAAGCTCAATTGCCCTGTCATAAGCATCCAGTGCCTCTTTAAGCAGACCCATATCCGAAAGAATTACACCTTTATTATACCAGACTCTGAAGTCATCAGGTACGATTTCAAGCACCTGCTCTATAAATTTCAGGGAATTTTCAAACCTTCCCGCCTTATAAAGAAGTAAGGATTTCTGAAAGAGTGCTGTGGCGTCCCAGGGATCCTTTTCAAGCATTTCAGTACAGGATTTGAGTTCATCAAAAAAAGGGAGAGAAGAGTAAAGATCCCTTACAGCCATAAATAGGGGCAGGATTTCAAGCCTTTTATCCTTAATCTTTAGAACTTCCTGAGCAGAGTCATAAGAAAAGGGAGCTGCTTTCTGGATACCTTGACTCTCTCCCCCTTGACTCTCTCCCGGGAGATTTTCCATTTTTTTAAGCTCTGTCTCCGTTATGGACATGAGCCTCGGGGAGAGAGGAGAATTATCTGCTATAGAAAGGACCGATCTCAGGCGTTGCCGGTATTTTTTGTCACTTTTGCACCAGAGAATGGCTGAAACCCGGCTGCATTCCGTCCAGAAATCCTTAAAAGAAGAATGCAGATCCACATCCCCAGAACTATTTAAATTGCCGAAATTCCTGATTGCGGCCTTGCAGTGCCCGCGGAGTTCCGGAAGAATTACACCGTATTCGGATTCAAGTCCTCTCATCATTACCAGGTCCTGTATACAATATGCTTTCCTTTTGTTTTTAAAATTCAGACTTCTCTGAGTCAGGTTTCTTCTCCTGATCCTTAACTCCTGACCTCAATGCTTTGAAAATTGGCATAAAGGCGAATCCCTGCCCAGATTAGGTTTAAGCTTTCCCTTGGTTGCCACAATCAGGTCCACGGTCGACCCTCTGTCTGCAAGCATTCCCCCTTTTGGTTCCTGCTGGATAACGTCTCCAAAATGGACGCCTGCTACAAAGATACTTTTCTCTCCGATATTGCCGGCAAGCAATCCCGATTCTTCCAGCTTTTTAACAGCCTTCTCCAGAGGTAATCTTACGACAAAAGGAACCTCAACATTTTTATTCTGTGATTCCGTATCCTGAGAATCTGTATCTGATACTTCTGTAACTTCGTTTTTACTATCTTCTCCCAGAACCTCTTCCAGAAGCTCTATTGCCCCGCTGATCCTGAGGAGTGTTTCATTCAGATTATTTTTCCTTTTTTCAAGCTCTACAATTTTTGCTTCAATATCTTTGAAGATTTTCTGACCGGTCTCATACTCAGCCCTGAGCTCTGCCAGACGCTTTTCGAGTTGTGCTTTCATATCCTGTAAACCCCTTTTCATTAATTATTACTACAGTCAAATCAAAATAAGGCTTTGGACTTTATTTAAATCCCTTTATTTCATATTAATTTCTTTAATATCCAGCCACTTTTAAATTAAGGAATTTATTTTTTATTTAGCCTTTGTATTTTGCTCCCTCTACAATTTCAGCCCAATACATTTTAAGTTTTATATTTTTACTTATTAGTAAAGTAGCATTGGAAAGTTTAGCTAATTTTGAAAACTCAGGTATTCCAGGCTTTTCCGCTCAAACTTTTCCTCTCGAACTGCTGGAGATACTGCAACCGGAATTTGTGGAAAGACTAAATAAACAGGCAAAGATCTGAACGAAATTACAGGTAAAGTTTCCGGATACTGATTAATAGTATAATAGTCAAAGATAGTCAGAGGAATCGTTTTTAGATCATTGTTCAAATGGATCTTTGTTCAAATGGATCTTTGTTCAAAATTAGATTTTTGTTTAAAAGCTATACTGTAAGAAGTAACTGATAACAGGCAGTAAAATGACCCCCATTGCATGGGATTTTCTGATGTTCATAAAAGAAGGGAGCATGCCTATAGGGGTAGAAATAATGAAAATGAATAAACCGAAAAGACCTGTAAAAAGATATACCATTACCGCAAGTCCTATAAGGA
This window of the Methanosarcina mazei S-6 genome carries:
- a CDS encoding tetratricopeptide repeat protein; this encodes MMRGLESEYGVILPELRGHCKAAIRNFGNLNSSGDVDLHSSFKDFWTECSRVSAILWCKSDKKYRQRLRSVLSIADNSPLSPRLMSITETELKKMENLPGESQGGESQGIQKAAPFSYDSAQEVLKIKDKRLEILPLFMAVRDLYSSLPFFDELKSCTEMLEKDPWDATALFQKSLLLYKAGRFENSLKFIEQVLEIVPDDFRVWYNKGVILSDMGLLKEALDAYDRAIELEPSFEIVWDNKGVVLAGLGRLEEALETYEKVLLRDPKYAEAWAGKGSVLSALDRKEEALEAYSSALKIRPDYPEALKAAGNLLFKLGRYEKALSTYDMALQASPEDPGLWAGRGLVLSELNKQEEALQNCNRALELKPGFNPALEIKVEILSRISRQKAEKSR
- a CDS encoding PASTA domain-containing protein, translating into MKAQLEKRLAELRAEYETGQKIFKDIEAKIVELEKRKNNLNETLLRISGAIELLEEVLGEDSKNEVTEVSDTDSQDTESQNKNVEVPFVVRLPLEKAVKKLEESGLLAGNIGEKSIFVAGVHFGDVIQQEPKGGMLADRGSTVDLIVATKGKLKPNLGRDSPLCQFSKH